A single region of the Arthrobacter sp. PAMC25564 genome encodes:
- a CDS encoding penicillin-binding protein 2: MAQKTGNARKANVPSATRRLRLGLGIMLVFLLVVGGKLFLVQGLDVGGMAEAALKNRLTPVELPAERGRILDSAGTVLASSVIRYNVVVDQTVNTKTESFRRLETVDGKDTLVKVSRDQGISELASVLGMDKSALTDALTGNQRYYIVAKDIKPDIEDRISKLQIPGIVTEGTSKRVYPNGSVAGGIIGFLKDGTTGQAGLEQTQDEVLKGTPGKRLFEIGADGLRIPVGVDQLTPAVNGKDVKLTLNSDLQYFAQQAIQSQKDKLSAEWGTIIVSDVKTGNIIAMADTNAPDPNDPGKVDAKDRGVRAVTAAYEPGSVEKMITAASAIDEGKSSPLDRFTIPPTYTVDGQTFSDAFEHGTEERTLAGIVGYSMNTGTVMVGQRLSKDQRHDWLQKFGIGEAPDIGLPAEATGILTPADQWDGRQEYTVLFGQGVSQSTLQTVRAYQSIANGGVMLQPRLIDSYIGPGGTEEKVPAQPSRQIVSKDTAKQVRDILESAVTEGEIKEAAIDGYRVGAKTGTSESPCDDGKSGFCGYTASIIGMAPMDDPRFIVEVVLQRPKGSIYGITNGPVFRSVMSQTLRTFNIQPSTGEPARLPQYAK, translated from the coding sequence GTGGCGCAGAAGACCGGCAACGCCCGGAAGGCGAACGTGCCGAGCGCGACGCGTCGGCTCCGCCTGGGCCTTGGCATTATGCTCGTATTCCTGCTCGTCGTCGGCGGCAAGCTGTTCCTGGTCCAGGGCCTCGACGTCGGGGGCATGGCCGAGGCGGCGCTCAAGAACCGGCTCACGCCTGTCGAGCTGCCCGCCGAACGGGGCCGTATCCTGGATTCCGCCGGCACCGTGCTCGCCAGCAGCGTCATCCGCTACAACGTCGTCGTGGACCAGACCGTCAATACCAAGACGGAATCCTTCCGCCGGCTGGAAACGGTGGACGGCAAGGACACGCTGGTCAAAGTGTCCCGGGACCAGGGCATCTCGGAACTGGCGTCCGTGCTCGGCATGGACAAGAGTGCCCTGACGGACGCCCTCACCGGAAACCAGCGCTACTACATCGTGGCCAAGGACATCAAGCCAGACATCGAGGACCGCATCTCGAAACTGCAGATCCCCGGCATCGTCACCGAAGGCACCAGCAAGCGGGTCTACCCCAACGGCTCCGTCGCCGGCGGAATCATAGGTTTCCTGAAGGACGGCACCACCGGGCAGGCCGGGCTTGAACAGACCCAGGACGAGGTCCTGAAAGGCACGCCCGGCAAACGGCTGTTCGAAATCGGCGCCGACGGGCTGCGCATTCCGGTGGGTGTGGACCAGTTGACGCCCGCGGTGAACGGCAAGGACGTCAAGCTCACGCTCAACTCGGACCTCCAGTACTTCGCCCAGCAGGCGATCCAGAGCCAGAAGGACAAGCTCAGCGCCGAGTGGGGCACGATCATCGTCTCCGACGTCAAGACCGGCAACATCATCGCGATGGCGGACACCAACGCCCCGGATCCGAACGACCCGGGCAAGGTCGATGCCAAGGACCGCGGCGTCCGCGCCGTGACGGCCGCCTACGAGCCCGGTTCGGTGGAAAAGATGATCACTGCTGCCTCGGCAATCGACGAAGGCAAGTCCAGCCCGCTGGACAGGTTTACCATCCCGCCGACCTATACCGTCGACGGGCAGACCTTCAGCGATGCCTTTGAGCACGGCACCGAGGAACGGACGCTGGCAGGTATCGTGGGCTACTCGATGAACACCGGCACCGTCATGGTGGGCCAGCGGCTGAGTAAAGACCAACGCCACGACTGGCTGCAGAAGTTCGGCATCGGCGAGGCGCCCGACATCGGGCTTCCAGCCGAAGCCACGGGCATCCTGACGCCGGCCGACCAATGGGACGGACGCCAGGAGTACACCGTCCTCTTCGGCCAGGGCGTCTCCCAGTCGACCCTGCAGACCGTGCGGGCCTACCAGAGCATCGCCAACGGCGGCGTTATGCTCCAACCACGGCTGATCGACAGCTATATCGGCCCCGGCGGCACCGAGGAAAAGGTCCCCGCCCAGCCCTCGCGGCAGATCGTTTCGAAGGACACCGCGAAGCAGGTCCGTGACATCCTCGAGAGCGCCGTGACCGAGGGCGAGATAAAGGAAGCCGCGATCGACGGCTACCGGGTGGGTGCGAAGACCGGAACCTCGGAATCGCCCTGCGATGACGGTAAATCCGGGTTCTGCGGCTACACCGCCTCCATCATCGGGATGGCGCCGATGGATGATC